A single Anopheles funestus chromosome 2RL, idAnoFuneDA-416_04, whole genome shotgun sequence DNA region contains:
- the LOC125761895 gene encoding proteasome activator complex subunit 4B-like isoform X1, whose product MAQSLSTGSCSALSTLTETDTNTSNVVEEESSDGIEQTRTKRNERHEKLGFKPQKELFCNKFLPYADKLDDESQANLESIKNNLGKVVAMREMGPAVMMSIRNLVTYIKLYGMKFSKEDHVKFVQLLLEMLVIPKLDPDAINKISEAIFFLLRKREWLSTDDLQIEWRPLYDLFHLLVSRLSKKGELFNTTSKNENENSPLAMLLAAAAERMGYDVSTVAQYLGIEMDADELEKSSMEGNLQCAIQVCTPYFPPSATQEILDELLSKLQPLDNGSGCEVITILNIFLNYEQGYELWFDKLMAIWNGYHNPPWAGDFMTMYAVVGNKNLGHIDWEPHIPTMFARITRSINFPVNYRSTKGGRANGMPPDAIATWIVSALGPRSSAQQYLNTFMSTIETYLHPANNGKWVKMLGELLNMLPRFFIDRLVIERYRKGHHIRPIPSEHKLTDECITAFVECMKPVAFQAMYSRLNAQEVGKILQCLADLRPALIIPSIIERVYASLDSLTEPRKLTAALHGLIGVSRALVSGHNGYTEGRTHVIPLFMATLPGIDGNDQMKTVITFHFLTSISFLIPIIDCSQAGQYHTNLTDDDRLLCEQTADFESFTLQFLDRLFLLIENSSTNNVRMEQSDLDTARSKAESLLEPMVQTCLHGILGQASEKIVAAAAKKVMEFVRTRLFEPNVAGQLVGCLVRIFSRIHGKEVLRVLLPYVLRQIEEYMDEHDDVEELEKHNDEMLYYLVLLMNLVRGDPLVFRNYIDDVLPMLDRLARFKCKRVARYVSQIVGNILSNLSTMQTMDVRNSPDCFQKPLSEVVPVHRWGEKMASDSKIEWRIPDETSRLVCERIMHRYLPALLEKLDQHSAGTVTLPREELHRTVMMVQALIRCYNFLPNWTDEEPIELFETCADIRELQLKVTLGFEGLEICMPNGENVRKAIIRTISRLQDRILEVSEDDTQTLKAIIALYEKVLLRKHPNGSHEMQLKTFNCTKRFQTYQLTRCKRDVRAVVVSRVIIQQDCRDEMNLPLFSATHLEIMKKLLELSVSYYATVRIDAQTKLHDMLYLFPYAYPLLTDRIVQCLQLDAERYHEQVKGILCLLFIKRRGRLITQNNWEYLARIWPALLRSKLSEKPSIVRLVDGLKKMIDGQSPTYLLEVDIGEKVVERALALRTRADELDLVAGQTARERENKRNLTLFQQLVADIVQTVETSRLHLRYHYLASVMLINLCHPYAEHPPAVTRLAVHHLIHDAVIERKLAIQLLLNIFRQQKRPQIKVVMNPLEIVVRITAGPDAGAMAGETVPPNPGSNVAPGYREDNMWLQYDVAKVPSSQAEWDEPRYMYTSEGCFGWTRGFKIYAPSAEQPKLNRSVDEMNEHERTIYEFFNDQQNVDTLIRFWSLEEKKGRDEFSSTRMLLIKMLMKVFGDQLLDRLLVHMPRLIEENKVESNHRCVVEVLTGIMRGAKHWPYEMTRDMYARVVPLIRLGMQKVTVDTDMYWGMCFATAAQSMDPSKQHWLHEVLLEDPLRDLNSFNDCNRLYCLQGAFNQHVWRMASVAHRLLDYLKPHLDHPFQNLRERLGNTLINIFEADLRFEGYEPRAISPQRSEMIAFVMPKLAILLQQDPESPRPKTENVQMEVEGGSASVEGANEDSEYVKAVRLFKTIAHWITYTIHRYSNGNEKEYFELLPIACRLEHSEQDQELSEICTLLLAFISQALTLPNCMDVALAKIDEVSKMPYWSARRAVIDVLQVQVFYNMTIILSRPEWKAKVQEIVLRLLGDSVIEVREKAAEVLGGLVHCSFLTATEELLELFKRKCRTKIIRTKRIRMETAQASCSSEVAKNENAEANAVLARHTGVLGLCAFISAYPYEVPEFVPNVFEHLGAHLNDPQPIPATIRKTMGDFKRTHHDNWEVHQLKFTDDQLAVLSDLTIPPSYYA is encoded by the exons ATGGCACAGTCACTTTCAACGGGGTCATGTTCTGCGCTAAGCACGCTGACAGAAACAGATACCAACACGTCGAACGTGGTTGAGGAAGAAAGCAGCGATGGTATCGAACAGACCCGAACCAAGCGGAACGAGCGTCACGAGAAGCTCGGATTCAAACCGCAGAAGGAActgttttgcaacaaatttctaCCGTACGCCGACAAGCTGGACGATGAATCACAGGCTAACCTGGAAAGCATCAAGAACAATCTGGGCAAGGTAGTTGCGATGCGCGAGATGGGGCCTGCTGTCATGATGAGCATCCGGAACTTGGTGAC CTACATCAAACTGTATGGcatgaaattttccaaagaGGACCACGTAAAGTTtgtgcagctgctgctggaaATGCTTGTTATTCCCAAACTTGATCCGGACGCGATAAACAAGATCAGCGAGGCTATATTCTTTCTGCTACG AAAGCGCGAATGGTTGAGTACTGACGATTTGCAGATCGAATGGAGACCGTTATACGATCTGTTTCATTTGCTTGTATCCCGTTTAAGCAAAAAAGGCGAACTGTTCAACACCACATC GAAGAATGAGAACGAAAACTCGCCGTTGGCAATGTTGCTTGCCGCTGCTGCCGAGAGGATGGGCTATGATGTGTCAACCGTGGCTCAGTACCTCGGTATCGAGATGGACGCCGATGAACTGGAAAAATC GTCCATGGAAGGCAATCTACAGTGTGCGATACAGGTGTGTACACC TTACTTTCCACCATCAGCTACGCAGGAAATATTGGACGAACTGCTGTCCAAACTGCAGCCGCTCGATAATGGAAGTGGATGTGAGGTGATCACCATACTGAACATCTTCCTCAACTATGAGCAGGGATATGAGCTGTGGTTCGATAAGCTTATGGCCATCTGGAACGGGTACCATAATCCACCGTGGGCGGGTGATTTTATGACGATGTACGCGGTGGTTGGCAACAAGAACTTGGGTCACATCGACTGGGAACCACACATTCCGACCATGTTTGCACGCATTACACGCTCGATCAATTTTCCCGTCAACTACCGCAGTACGAAGGGTGGCCGAGCGAACGGCATGCCACCGGATGCTATTGCAACGTGGATTGTGTCGGCACTGGGCCCGCGTAGCAGTGCCCAGCAGTATCTGAACACGTTCATGTCCACGATCGAGACGTATCTGCATCCGGCAAACAATGGCAAATGGGTGAAAATGTTGGGCGAACTGTTAAACATGTTACCCCGTTTCTTCATCGATCGGCTCGTGATCGAGCGGTATCGCAAAGGGCACCATATACGGCCCATACCGAGCGAACACAAGCTCACCGACGAGTGTATTACGGCGTTCGTCGAGTGCATGAAACCGGTTGCCTTTCAGGCGATGTATTCGCGCCTTAATGCGCAAGAGGTTGGTAAAATCTTGCAATGTTTGGCCGATCTACGCCCGGCTCTGATCATTCCGAGCATTATCGAGCGTGTGTATGCGAGTCTGGATTCGCTGACGGAACCGCGCAAACTGACGGCGGCACTGCACGGTTTGATCGGTGTATCGAGAGCACTCGTTTCCGGTCACAACGGTTACACCGAGGGACGGACGCATGTGATACCGCTGTTTATGGCCACCCTGCCCGGTATCGATGGTAATGATCAGATGAAAACCGTCATCACGTTCCACTTCCTGACGTCGATATCGTTCCTGATACCGATCATCGATTGTTCGCAGGCGGGACAGTATCACACAAATCTGACCGATGACGATCGGCTGCTGTGCGAACAGACGGCTGACTTTGAGAGCTTTACGCTGCAGTTTCTCGATAGGTTGTTTTTGCTGATCGAGAACAGCTCCACCAACAATGTGCGCATGGAACAATCCGATCTGGACACGGCACGTTCGAAGGCGGAATCGCTGCTGGAACCGATGGTGCAGACGTGCTTGCACGGCATCCTTGGACAGGCCTCGGAAAAGATTGTAGCAGCCGCTGCAAAGAAAGTGATGGAGTTCGTCCGTACGCGCCTATTCGAACCGAATGTAGCCGGACAGCTGGTCGGTTGTCTGGTGCGAATATTTTCCCGCATCCATGGCAAGGAAGTGTTGCGCGTGCTGCTGCCCTATGTCCTGCGCCAGATAGAAGAGTACATGGACGAGCACGATGATGTGGAGGAGCTGGAGAAGCACAACGACGAGATGCTGTACTATTTGGTGCTGTTGATGAACCTGGTACGTGGAGATCCGCTAGTGTTTCGGAACTACATAGACGATGTGCTACCGATGCTCGACCGATTGGCCCGGTTTAAGTGCAAACGTGTGGCACGCTACGTGTCGCAGATTGTCGGCAATATTCTGAGCAACCTGTCAACGATGCAAACCATGGATGTGCGCAACAGTCCCGACTGCTTCCAGAAGCCACTGTCGGAGGTTGTGCCGGTGCACAGATGGGGAGAAAAGATGGCATCCGATAGTAAGATCGAGTGGCGCATACCCGATGAAACATCACGGTTGGTCTGCGAGCGGATAATGCATCGCTATCTGCCGGCCTTGCTTGAAAAGCTTGATCAACACAGTGCGGGTACGGTGACATTGCCTCGGGAGGAACTGCATCGGACCGTTATGATGGTGCAAGCGTTGATACGATGCTACAACTTTTTGCCCAACTGGACGGATGAGGAACCGATTGAACTGTTCGAAACGTGTGCGGATATAAGGGAGCTACAGCTGAAGGTGACGCTTGGTTTCGAGGGGTTGGAAATTTGCATGCCGAACGGTGAGAATGTAAGAAAGGCTATCATAAGGACGATTTCGCGCCTGCAGGATCGCATTTTGGAGGTGTCGGAGGATGATACGCAAACGCTCAAAGCGATCATTGCACTGTACGAGAAGGTGCTGCTAAGAAAGCACCCGAACGGATCGCATGAGATGCAACTGAAAACGTTCAACTGTACCAAACGGTTTCAGACGTATCAGTTGACACGTTGCAAGCGAGACGTCCGGGCGGTCGTGGTTTCGCGCGTTATTATTCAGCAGGACTGTAGGGACGAGATGAACTTACCATTGTTCAGTGCCACCCATCTGGAGATCATGAAGAAGCTGCTCGAACTGTCCGTGTCCTATTACGCGACGGTGCGTATTGATGCGCAGACCAAGCTGCACGATATGCTGTATCTGTTCCCTTACGCCTATCCGCTGCTGACGGATCGGATCGTACAGTGTTTGCAGCTGGACGCCGAACGGTATCACGAGCAGGTCAAGGGTATATTGTGCCTGCTGTTCATCAAACGTCGAGGTCGATTGATCACGCAAAACAATTGGGAATATCTGGCCCGTATTTGGCCGGCACTGTTGCGATCGAAGCTGTCGGAAAAACCTTCGATCGTGCGGTTAGTTGATGGGCTGAAGAAGATGATAGACGGTCAATCACCGACCTACCTATTGGAGGTGGACATTGGAGAAAAGGTAGTAGAACGGGCACTTGCTTTGCGGACACGTGCGGACGAGCTTGATCTAGTGGCGGGACAGACAGCACGGGAGCGCGAAAACAAACGTAATCTGACACTGTTCCAGCAGCTGGTAGCGGATATAGTGCAGACGGTTGAAACAAGTCGGTTACATCTTCGGTACCACTATCTCGCTTCGGTGATGCTAATCAACTTGTGTCACCCGTACGCGGAGCATCCACCAGCAGTTACTCGGCTGGCCGTGCACCATCTCATACACGATGCCGTCATCGAGCGGAAACTAGCCATACAGCTCCTTTTGAACATATTTCGCCAACAGAAGCGCCCACAAATAAAGGTCGTTATGAATCCGCTCGAAATTGTTGTCCGCATCACGGCTGGACCGGATGCCGGTGCTATGGCGGGTGAAACGGTTCCCCCTAATCCGGGTTCCAACGTTGCGCCCGGCTACCGGGAAGACAATATGTGGTTACAGTATGACGTAGCGAAGGTACCGAGCAGTCAGGCCGAATGGGATGAACCGCGATACATGTACACGTCCGAGGGATGTTTCGGATGGACCAGGGGCTTCAAGATTTATGCGCCGAGCGCGGAGCAACCGAAGCTCAACCGTAGCGTGGACGAGATGAACGAGCATGAGCGTACGATTTACGAGTTTTTCAACGACCAGCAGAATGTGGACACGCTGATACGGTTCTGGTCGCTGGAAGAGAAAAAGGGACGCGATGAGTTTAGCAGCACACGGATGTTACTTATCAAGATGCTGATGAAGGTGTTCGGTGATCAGTTGCTGGATCGCTTGCTGGTTCATATGCCGCGGCTAATTGAGGAGAACAAGGTTGAGAGCAATCATCGGTGTGTGGTGGAAGTGCTGACCGGTATAATGCGCGGTGCCAAACATTGGCCGTACGAGATGACGCGCGACATGTACGCACGGGTGGTACCATTGATACGGCTCGGCATGCAAAAGGTCACGGTCGATACGGACATGTACTGGGGCATGTGCTTCGCAACCGCGGCCCAGTCCATGGATCCGTCGAAGCAGCACTGGCTGCACGAGGTGCTGCTGGAAGATCCGCTGCGTGATCTAAACAGCTTCAACGATTGCAATCGGTTGTACTGCTTGCAGGGTGCATTCAATCAGCACGTCTGGCGTATGGCAAGCGTCGCACACCGGTTGCTGGACTATCTAAAGCCCCATCTAGACCATCCGTTTCAGAACTTGCGCGAGCGGTTAGGCAACACGCTGATCAACATCTTTGAGGCGGATCTTCGGTTCGAGGGCTACGAGCCGCGAGCGATTTCACCACAGCGTAGCGAAATGATAGCGTTCGTCATGCCAAAGCTTGCCATCCTTCTGCAACAGGATCCGGAATCGCCGCGACCGAAGACGGAGAATGTACAGATGGAGGTAGAGGGTGGTTCGGCAAGTGTGGAAGGTGCAAATGAAGACAGTGAATATGTAAAAGCGGTCCGATTGTTTAAAACAA TTGCACACTGGATCACGTACACCATCCATCGGTACTCGAACGGTAACGAGAAGGAATACTTCGAGTTGCTACCGATAGCTTGCCGCTTGGAGCATTCCGAACAAGACCAAGAGTTAAGTGAAATCTGCACATTGCTGTTGGCTTTCATATCGCAGGCGTTAACACTGCCAAACTGCATGGACGTCGCGCTGGCCAAGATCGACGAGGTGTCCAAAATGCCCTACTGGTCAGCCCGGCGTGCTGTGATCGATGTGCTGCAGGTACAAGTCTTCTACAATATGACCATCATCCTTAGCCGGCCCGAGTGGAAGGCGAAGGTGCAGGAGATTGTGTTGCGGCTGCTCGGCGATAGTGTGATCGAGGTGCGCGAGAAGGCTGCGGAGGTGTTGGGCGGTTTGGTGCACTGTTCCTTCCTAACCGCCACCGAGGAGCTGCTGGAACTGTTTAAACGCAAATGTCGCACGAAGATCATACGCACCAAGCGAATCCGTATGGAAACGGCACAAGCTTCCTGTTCGAGCGAGGTGGctaaaaatgaaaa TGCGGAAGCAAACGCCGTCCTAGCTCGGCATACCGGAGTACTCGGTCTGTGTGCCTTTATTTCCGCGTATCCGTACGAAGTGCCTGAGTTTGTACCGAATGTGTTTGAGCATCTCGGTGCACATCTAAACGATCCACAACCAATCCCG GCCACGATCAGAAAAACGATGGGCGATTTCAAGCGCACCCATCACGATAACTGGGAAGTGCATCAGCTAAAGTTCACCGATGATCAATTGGCCGTGCTGAGCGATCTTACGATTCCACCTTCGTATTACGCATAA